The Hippoglossus hippoglossus isolate fHipHip1 chromosome 21, fHipHip1.pri, whole genome shotgun sequence genome contains a region encoding:
- the prpf40a gene encoding pre-mRNA-processing factor 40 homolog A isoform X2, producing the protein MMGPPGIPPHFPPMGMPMGQRPPSMTPMPPGIIPPGIMPPMGAPPMGQMPGMMPPMMPGMMMPPRMPAAAVQPTGPPGVDSTAAAPGTASTTNGSPPEDQPKKKSLWTEHKSLDGKTYFYNTETKQSTWEKPDDLKSPAEQMLSKCPWKEYKSDTGKPYYYNSQTKESRWTKPKDLEDLEAMIKAEENGTAEAMVPSITTAAPAVLADNTAAMATVMEVETATVPEENLSQAAVHLTAEVKTADAPVALSESAAATEAAASVEVPKEERPELQKKTYKWNTKEEAKQAFKELLKEKGVSSNSSWEQAMKMIINDPRYSALPKLSEKKQAFNAYKVQTEKEEKEEARIKYKESKETFQRFLENHDKMTSTTRYKKAEQMFCEQEVWSCVPERDRLEIYEDVLFYLAKKEKEQAKQLRKRNWEALKNILDNMANVTYRTTWSEAQQYLLDNPTFAEDEELQNMDKEDALICFEEHIRALEKEEEEEKQKTLLRERRRQRKNRESFQKFLDELHDHGQLHSMSAWMEMYPTLSSDIRFANMLGQPGSTPLDLFKFYVEDLKARYHDEKRIIKDILKDKSFLVEVNTSFDDFGSVISSDKRATTLDAGNIKLAFNSLLEKAEAREREREKEEARKMKRKEAAFKNMLKQATPPLEPEASWEAVRERFLKESAFEDVTLESERKRIFKDFMHVLEHECQHHHSKTKKHSKKSKKHHRKRSRSRSGSESEDEEYHKKKKRSQSKSPSERSSSGESERSYKKSKKHKKKGKKRRHKSGSPESENEKKGRERDGKREKDLEKDKENDKSRGKSHSDSKQKSPKRKAAKEEGGWDTSGSELSEGELEKRRRTLLEQLDAP; encoded by the exons ATG ATGGGACCACCTGGAATACCGCCTCATTTCCCTCCAATGGGAATGCCTATGGGACAGCGACCTCCCAGCATGACTCCAATGCCTCCTGGAATAATTCCACCGGGTATAATGCCACCAATGGGGGCACCTCCGATGGGACAG ATGCCAGGCATGATGCCACCCATGATGCCAGGGATGATGATGCCCCCTCGCATGCCAGCTGCGGCTGTGCAGCCAACGGGACCG CCGGGTGTTGACTCCACAG CTGCTGCACCCGGAACAGCT AGTACCACAAATGGATCTCCACCGGAAGATCAGCCAAAGAAG AAGTCTCTGTGGACCGAACACAAATCTCTTGATGGCAAGACCTACTTCTACAACACAGAGACCAAGCAGTCCACGTGGGAGAAACCGGATGATCTCAAATCTCCTGCAGAA CAAATGCTGTCTAAATGCCCTTGGAAGGAGTACAAGTCGGACACAGGGAAGCCTTATTATTACAACTCTCAGACGAAGGAGTCCAGATGGACCAAACCCAAAGACCTGGAGGATCTGGAAG CTATGATCAAAGCAGAGGAGAACGG AACGGCAGAGGCGATGGTccccagcatcaccacagcagctcctgcagtgCTGGCAGATAATACAGCTGCTATGGCGACTGTAATGGAAGTGGAAACTGCTACAGTCCCAGAAGAAAACCTCTCCCAGGCGGCTGTGCATCTCACAGCTGAGGTCAAGACTGCAGACGCTCCTGTTGCCTTGTCAGAGAGCGCAGCTGCCACAGAGGCCGCAGCCAG TGTTGAAGTTCCAAAGGAAGAACGGCCAGAACTTCAGAAGAAAACTTACAAATGGAACACAAAAGAAGAGGCCAAGCAGGCCTTCAAAGAGCTGCTGAAGGAGAAG GGTGTGTCCTCAAACTCCTCCTGGGAACAGGCCATGAAAATGATTATCAATGATCCTCGCTACAG CGCACTGCCCAAACTGAGCGAGAAGAAGCAGGCGTTTAATGCTTACAAAGTCCagacagagaaggaagagaaggaggaggccaGAATTAAATACAAGGAGTCCAAAGAAACCTTTCAGAGGTTCTTGGAAAACCACGACAAGATGACATCTACCACCAGATACAA GAAAGCGGAACAGATGTTTTGTGAGCAGGAGGTGTGGAGCTGCGttccagagagagacagactggagaTCTATGAGGATGTGTTGTTCTACCTCGCAAAGAAAGAGAAG gAACAAGCCAAGCAACTGAGAAAGAGGAACTGGGAAGCTCTGAAGAACATCCTGGACAACATGGCTAATGTCACCTACCGCACCACCTGGTCCGAGGCCCAGCAGTACCTGCTAGATAACCCCACGTTTGCTGAAGACGAGGAGCTGCAGA ATATGGACAAGGAGGATGCCCTCATCTGTTTCGAGGAGCACATCCGGGcgctggagaaggaggaggaggaagagaaacagaagacTCTTCTCAGGGAGAGGAGACGCCAACGCAAGAACAGAGAGTCATTCCAG AAATTCTTGGATGAGCTCCATGACCATGGCCAGCTTCACTCCATGTCTGCCTGGATGGAGATGTACCCGACCCTGAGCTCTGACATCCGCTTTGCCAACATGCTGGGCCAGCCGG GTTCCACTCCCCTGGATCTGTTTAAATTTTACGTGGAAGACTTAAAGGCTCGTTACCACGACGAAAAAAGAATCATCAAGGATATTCTTAAG GACAAAAGCTTCCTGGTTGAAGTGAACACCAGCTTTGATGACTTTGGATCAGTCATCAGCTCAGATAAGAGAGCCACCACCCTGGATGCAGGAAACATAAAGCTGGCCTTTAACAGC TTACTGGAGAAGGCTGaagccagagagagggagcgagaaaaggaggaggcccggaaaatgaaaaggaaagaagcAGCCTTCAAGAACATGCTGAAACAAGCCACCCCACCGCTGGAGCCAGAGGCTTCATGGGAGGCG gtAAGAGAGAGATTCTTAAAAGAATCTGCTTTTGAGGACGTGACTTTGGAGTCGGAGAGGAAACGGATATTCAAAGATTTCATGCACGTCTTGGAG CACGAATGCCAACATCATCACTCCAAGACGAAGAAGCACTCGAAGAAATCCAAGAAGCACCACAGGAAACGCTCCCGCTCCCGATCG GGTTCGGAGTCTGAGGATGAAGAAtatcacaaaaagaaaaagaggtcACAGTCCAAATCCCCCTCTGAACGCTCCTCCAGTGGAGAATCTG AGAGAAGCTACAAAAAATCCAAGAAGCACAAGAAGAAGGGCAAGAAGAGGCGCCACAAGTCT GGATCACCGGAATCTGAAAACGAGAAGAAAGGACGAGAGCGCGATGGGAAGCGCGAAAAAGATCTagagaaagataaagagaaTGACAAGTCCCGAGGGAAATCTCACTCCGACTCTAAACAGAAGTCTCCTAAAAGGAAAGCTGCCAAAGAGGAG GGCGGCTGGGACACGTCAGGCAGTGAGCTGAGTGAAGGagagctggagaaaagaagaagaactttACTAGAACAGCTGGATGCACCTTGA
- the prpf40a gene encoding pre-mRNA-processing factor 40 homolog A isoform X1, which translates to MSSSEANNGPSQAPPYPGVPPSGIPPPFMGPPGIPPHFPPMGMPMGQRPPSMTPMPPGIIPPGIMPPMGAPPMGQMPGMMPPMMPGMMMPPRMPAAAVQPTGPPGVDSTAAAPGTASTTNGSPPEDQPKKKSLWTEHKSLDGKTYFYNTETKQSTWEKPDDLKSPAEQMLSKCPWKEYKSDTGKPYYYNSQTKESRWTKPKDLEDLEAMIKAEENGTAEAMVPSITTAAPAVLADNTAAMATVMEVETATVPEENLSQAAVHLTAEVKTADAPVALSESAAATEAAASVEVPKEERPELQKKTYKWNTKEEAKQAFKELLKEKGVSSNSSWEQAMKMIINDPRYSALPKLSEKKQAFNAYKVQTEKEEKEEARIKYKESKETFQRFLENHDKMTSTTRYKKAEQMFCEQEVWSCVPERDRLEIYEDVLFYLAKKEKEQAKQLRKRNWEALKNILDNMANVTYRTTWSEAQQYLLDNPTFAEDEELQNMDKEDALICFEEHIRALEKEEEEEKQKTLLRERRRQRKNRESFQKFLDELHDHGQLHSMSAWMEMYPTLSSDIRFANMLGQPGSTPLDLFKFYVEDLKARYHDEKRIIKDILKDKSFLVEVNTSFDDFGSVISSDKRATTLDAGNIKLAFNSLLEKAEAREREREKEEARKMKRKEAAFKNMLKQATPPLEPEASWEAVRERFLKESAFEDVTLESERKRIFKDFMHVLEHECQHHHSKTKKHSKKSKKHHRKRSRSRSGSESEDEEYHKKKKRSQSKSPSERSSSGESERSYKKSKKHKKKGKKRRHKSGSPESENEKKGRERDGKREKDLEKDKENDKSRGKSHSDSKQKSPKRKAAKEEGGWDTSGSELSEGELEKRRRTLLEQLDAP; encoded by the exons ATG TCTTCATCGGAGGCTAATAATGGCCCGAGTCAAGCGCCACCTTACCCAGGTGTACCGCCCTCAGGGATACCTCCCCCATTT ATGGGACCACCTGGAATACCGCCTCATTTCCCTCCAATGGGAATGCCTATGGGACAGCGACCTCCCAGCATGACTCCAATGCCTCCTGGAATAATTCCACCGGGTATAATGCCACCAATGGGGGCACCTCCGATGGGACAG ATGCCAGGCATGATGCCACCCATGATGCCAGGGATGATGATGCCCCCTCGCATGCCAGCTGCGGCTGTGCAGCCAACGGGACCG CCGGGTGTTGACTCCACAG CTGCTGCACCCGGAACAGCT AGTACCACAAATGGATCTCCACCGGAAGATCAGCCAAAGAAG AAGTCTCTGTGGACCGAACACAAATCTCTTGATGGCAAGACCTACTTCTACAACACAGAGACCAAGCAGTCCACGTGGGAGAAACCGGATGATCTCAAATCTCCTGCAGAA CAAATGCTGTCTAAATGCCCTTGGAAGGAGTACAAGTCGGACACAGGGAAGCCTTATTATTACAACTCTCAGACGAAGGAGTCCAGATGGACCAAACCCAAAGACCTGGAGGATCTGGAAG CTATGATCAAAGCAGAGGAGAACGG AACGGCAGAGGCGATGGTccccagcatcaccacagcagctcctgcagtgCTGGCAGATAATACAGCTGCTATGGCGACTGTAATGGAAGTGGAAACTGCTACAGTCCCAGAAGAAAACCTCTCCCAGGCGGCTGTGCATCTCACAGCTGAGGTCAAGACTGCAGACGCTCCTGTTGCCTTGTCAGAGAGCGCAGCTGCCACAGAGGCCGCAGCCAG TGTTGAAGTTCCAAAGGAAGAACGGCCAGAACTTCAGAAGAAAACTTACAAATGGAACACAAAAGAAGAGGCCAAGCAGGCCTTCAAAGAGCTGCTGAAGGAGAAG GGTGTGTCCTCAAACTCCTCCTGGGAACAGGCCATGAAAATGATTATCAATGATCCTCGCTACAG CGCACTGCCCAAACTGAGCGAGAAGAAGCAGGCGTTTAATGCTTACAAAGTCCagacagagaaggaagagaaggaggaggccaGAATTAAATACAAGGAGTCCAAAGAAACCTTTCAGAGGTTCTTGGAAAACCACGACAAGATGACATCTACCACCAGATACAA GAAAGCGGAACAGATGTTTTGTGAGCAGGAGGTGTGGAGCTGCGttccagagagagacagactggagaTCTATGAGGATGTGTTGTTCTACCTCGCAAAGAAAGAGAAG gAACAAGCCAAGCAACTGAGAAAGAGGAACTGGGAAGCTCTGAAGAACATCCTGGACAACATGGCTAATGTCACCTACCGCACCACCTGGTCCGAGGCCCAGCAGTACCTGCTAGATAACCCCACGTTTGCTGAAGACGAGGAGCTGCAGA ATATGGACAAGGAGGATGCCCTCATCTGTTTCGAGGAGCACATCCGGGcgctggagaaggaggaggaggaagagaaacagaagacTCTTCTCAGGGAGAGGAGACGCCAACGCAAGAACAGAGAGTCATTCCAG AAATTCTTGGATGAGCTCCATGACCATGGCCAGCTTCACTCCATGTCTGCCTGGATGGAGATGTACCCGACCCTGAGCTCTGACATCCGCTTTGCCAACATGCTGGGCCAGCCGG GTTCCACTCCCCTGGATCTGTTTAAATTTTACGTGGAAGACTTAAAGGCTCGTTACCACGACGAAAAAAGAATCATCAAGGATATTCTTAAG GACAAAAGCTTCCTGGTTGAAGTGAACACCAGCTTTGATGACTTTGGATCAGTCATCAGCTCAGATAAGAGAGCCACCACCCTGGATGCAGGAAACATAAAGCTGGCCTTTAACAGC TTACTGGAGAAGGCTGaagccagagagagggagcgagaaaaggaggaggcccggaaaatgaaaaggaaagaagcAGCCTTCAAGAACATGCTGAAACAAGCCACCCCACCGCTGGAGCCAGAGGCTTCATGGGAGGCG gtAAGAGAGAGATTCTTAAAAGAATCTGCTTTTGAGGACGTGACTTTGGAGTCGGAGAGGAAACGGATATTCAAAGATTTCATGCACGTCTTGGAG CACGAATGCCAACATCATCACTCCAAGACGAAGAAGCACTCGAAGAAATCCAAGAAGCACCACAGGAAACGCTCCCGCTCCCGATCG GGTTCGGAGTCTGAGGATGAAGAAtatcacaaaaagaaaaagaggtcACAGTCCAAATCCCCCTCTGAACGCTCCTCCAGTGGAGAATCTG AGAGAAGCTACAAAAAATCCAAGAAGCACAAGAAGAAGGGCAAGAAGAGGCGCCACAAGTCT GGATCACCGGAATCTGAAAACGAGAAGAAAGGACGAGAGCGCGATGGGAAGCGCGAAAAAGATCTagagaaagataaagagaaTGACAAGTCCCGAGGGAAATCTCACTCCGACTCTAAACAGAAGTCTCCTAAAAGGAAAGCTGCCAAAGAGGAG GGCGGCTGGGACACGTCAGGCAGTGAGCTGAGTGAAGGagagctggagaaaagaagaagaactttACTAGAACAGCTGGATGCACCTTGA